One stretch of Actinacidiphila sp. DG2A-62 DNA includes these proteins:
- a CDS encoding MarR family winged helix-turn-helix transcriptional regulator has protein sequence MFPPPPTDPAATIRRAVNRLGRRMRAERPPGGLPSGRLGTLAHLYREGPGSPGAIAAALHVQPQSLTRTLAALEQDGLVTRVRDAADGRQQRVELTQSGFEALSRDVDHRDAWLRARMEAELNETEREVLRLAAGLLDRLAADD, from the coding sequence ATGTTTCCTCCCCCACCCACCGACCCCGCGGCGACGATCCGACGAGCGGTCAATCGGCTCGGCCGCCGGATGCGTGCCGAGCGGCCGCCTGGCGGACTGCCCAGCGGGCGGCTGGGCACGCTCGCGCATCTGTACCGGGAGGGCCCCGGCTCGCCCGGGGCGATCGCGGCGGCGCTGCACGTGCAGCCGCAGTCGCTCACCCGCACGCTCGCCGCGCTGGAGCAGGACGGGCTGGTGACCCGGGTGCGGGACGCGGCGGACGGGCGGCAGCAGCGGGTGGAGCTGACGCAGAGCGGGTTCGAGGCGCTGAGCCGCGACGTCGACCACCGCGACGCGTGGCTGCGCGCACGCATGGAGGCGGAGCTGAACGAGACCGAGCGCGAGGTGCTGCGGCTGGCGGCCGGCCTGCTCGACCGGCTCGCCGCGGACGACTGA
- a CDS encoding heavy-metal-associated domain-containing protein, with the protein MTEAVYSVAGMSCGHCEAAVSREVTAIPGVTSVTAVAKSGLVTVASEQPLDEAAVRAAVDEAGYELVGPA; encoded by the coding sequence ATGACCGAGGCCGTCTACTCCGTTGCCGGCATGAGCTGCGGCCACTGCGAGGCCGCCGTGAGCCGTGAGGTGACCGCGATCCCGGGGGTGACCTCGGTGACCGCCGTCGCGAAGAGCGGACTGGTGACCGTCGCCTCCGAGCAGCCGCTCGACGAGGCCGCGGTGCGCGCGGCCGTGGACGAGGCGGGCTACGAGCTGGTCGGCCCGGCCTGA
- a CDS encoding heavy metal translocating P-type ATPase codes for MTIRSGQDAEQRADRVELLIGGMTCASCAARVEKKLNRMEGVTATVNYATEKARVSFGEGTAVRDLIATVEATGYTAALPAPPPPPAPSPAAHATAGTTPGAAAAGADTAAELLSLRRRLLTAVVLAVPVVAMSMVPALQFTDWQWLSLTLASPVVAYAAWPFHRAAWKNARHGAATMDTLISVGTLAAYGWSVWALFFGTAGMPGMKHPFSLAVSRGDAGGDIYLEAAAGVTAFILAGRYAEARAKRRAGAALRALLELGAKDVAVLGPDGREVRVPVGQLAVGDRFVVRPGEKIATDGVVREGGSAVDASLLTGESAPVEVGPGSQVTGATVNAGGRIVVEALRVGADTQLARIARLVEDAQNGKAAAQRLADRVSAVFVPAVIAIALGTLGVWLALGQGASAAFSAAVAVLIIACPCALGLATPTALMVGTGRGAQLGILIKGPEVLESTRAVDTVVLDKTGTVTTGVMSLTEILLPAHATAGAAGAAALDAPAAAHATAHATGHAAAPATAHDARALRAAEDDVLRLAGALEHASEHPIARAVADAAAQRLGLSGTAGSPDDPGSPGSPRELPPVGADFTAVPGLGVRGTVDGHVVLAGRERLLREAGMPLPEDLAEAKAAAEARGGTAVAVGWDGAARAVLVVADAVKDTSAEAVRRLRALGLRPVLLTGDNAAVAAAVADEVGIAPQDVHAEVLPEEKVAVVRELQARGRVVAMVGDGVNDAAALAAADLGLAMGAGADAAIEAGDLTLVRGDLRDAADAIRLARRTLGTIKANLFWAFAYNVAAIPLAAAGLLDPMIAGAAMAFSSVFVVANSLRLRGFTPLAR; via the coding sequence ATGACGATACGCAGCGGACAGGACGCCGAACAGCGGGCGGACCGGGTCGAGTTGCTGATCGGCGGCATGACGTGCGCGTCGTGCGCGGCCCGGGTCGAGAAGAAGCTCAACCGCATGGAGGGCGTGACCGCGACCGTCAACTACGCGACGGAGAAGGCGCGGGTGTCCTTCGGCGAGGGCACGGCGGTGCGCGACCTCATCGCGACCGTCGAGGCCACCGGCTACACCGCCGCGCTGCCCGCACCCCCTCCCCCGCCCGCGCCGTCTCCCGCCGCGCACGCGACCGCCGGCACCACTCCCGGCGCGGCCGCGGCCGGTGCCGACACCGCGGCCGAACTCCTCTCGCTGCGCCGGCGATTGCTCACCGCCGTCGTGCTCGCCGTGCCGGTCGTCGCGATGTCGATGGTCCCGGCCCTGCAGTTCACCGACTGGCAGTGGCTGTCGCTGACGCTCGCCTCGCCCGTGGTGGCGTACGCGGCATGGCCGTTCCACCGCGCGGCGTGGAAGAACGCGCGGCACGGAGCGGCGACGATGGACACGCTGATCTCGGTGGGCACGCTCGCCGCCTACGGCTGGTCGGTGTGGGCGCTGTTCTTCGGGACCGCCGGCATGCCGGGGATGAAGCACCCGTTCTCCCTCGCAGTCTCGCGCGGGGACGCCGGCGGCGACATCTACCTGGAGGCGGCGGCGGGCGTCACCGCCTTCATCCTGGCCGGGCGGTACGCGGAGGCGCGCGCCAAGCGGCGGGCCGGGGCGGCGCTGCGGGCGCTCCTGGAACTGGGCGCCAAGGACGTCGCCGTGCTCGGCCCGGACGGGCGGGAAGTGCGGGTGCCGGTCGGGCAGTTGGCGGTCGGCGACCGGTTCGTCGTACGGCCCGGGGAGAAGATCGCCACCGACGGGGTGGTGCGCGAGGGCGGCTCCGCGGTCGACGCGTCGCTGCTGACCGGGGAGTCGGCGCCGGTGGAGGTCGGGCCCGGCTCGCAGGTCACCGGCGCGACGGTCAACGCGGGCGGCCGGATCGTGGTCGAGGCGCTGCGGGTCGGCGCCGACACCCAACTGGCCCGGATCGCCCGGCTGGTGGAGGACGCGCAGAACGGCAAGGCCGCGGCGCAGCGGCTCGCCGACCGTGTCTCGGCGGTGTTCGTGCCGGCGGTCATCGCGATCGCGCTGGGCACGCTCGGCGTCTGGCTGGCGCTGGGCCAAGGGGCGAGCGCGGCGTTCAGCGCGGCGGTCGCGGTGCTGATCATCGCCTGCCCGTGCGCGCTCGGGCTCGCGACGCCGACCGCGCTCATGGTCGGCACCGGCCGGGGCGCCCAACTCGGCATCCTCATCAAGGGGCCCGAGGTGCTGGAGTCCACGCGGGCGGTCGACACGGTCGTGCTGGACAAGACCGGCACGGTCACCACGGGCGTCATGTCCCTCACCGAGATCCTGCTCCCGGCCCACGCGACGGCAGGCGCGGCAGGCGCGGCAGCGCTCGACGCTCCTGCCGCAGCCCACGCCACAGCCCACGCCACAGGCCACGCCGCAGCCCCCGCCACAGCCCACGACGCCCGGGCGCTCCGGGCCGCCGAGGACGACGTCCTGCGGCTGGCCGGAGCGCTGGAGCACGCCTCCGAGCATCCGATCGCCCGCGCCGTCGCCGACGCCGCGGCGCAGCGCCTCGGCCTCTCCGGGACCGCCGGGAGCCCCGACGACCCCGGCAGTCCCGGCAGCCCCCGCGAACTCCCGCCGGTCGGCGCGGACTTCACCGCCGTCCCCGGGCTCGGCGTGCGCGGCACGGTCGACGGCCACGTGGTGCTCGCCGGCCGCGAACGGCTGCTGCGCGAGGCCGGGATGCCGCTGCCCGAGGACCTGGCCGAGGCGAAGGCGGCGGCCGAGGCGCGCGGCGGCACGGCCGTCGCGGTCGGCTGGGACGGCGCGGCCCGCGCGGTCCTGGTGGTCGCCGACGCGGTGAAGGACACCAGCGCCGAGGCCGTACGGCGGCTGCGCGCCCTGGGGTTGCGGCCGGTGCTGCTCACCGGCGACAACGCCGCGGTGGCCGCCGCCGTCGCCGACGAGGTCGGCATCGCGCCGCAGGACGTGCACGCCGAGGTGCTGCCGGAGGAGAAGGTCGCGGTGGTACGGGAGTTGCAGGCGCGCGGGCGGGTCGTGGCGATGGTCGGCGACGGGGTCAACGACGCGGCGGCGCTCGCAGCGGCCGACCTGGGCCTGGCGATGGGGGCCGGCGCGGACGCGGCCATCGAGGCGGGCGACCTCACGCTGGTGCGCGGCGACCTGCGGGACGCGGCGGACGCCATCCGGCTGGCCCGGCGCACGCTCGGCACGATCAAGGCGAACCTCTTCTGGGCGTTCGCCTACAACGTCGCCGCGATTCCGCTGGCCGCGGCGGGCCTGCTCGACCCGATGATCGCGGGCGCGGCGATGGCCTTCTCGTCCGTCTTCGTCGTCGCCAACAGCCTGCGGCTGCGCGGCTTCACACCGCTCGCGCGCTGA
- a CDS encoding D-alanyl-D-alanine carboxypeptidase has product MAGDSPGREKQHETSGEVVDRVAPDPRLVVFGSASVTREATEVRLTSDVRREQAVTVRGVSDPLPVAASAAEPLVEDPADVPDGPADRPGPADGRGESSEVSTPNDVGAVDAETDVATPGNGPKPPANSSGGGKTEPNRDQEEAPEEAPEPAADTADPEPAEGRADAPAAVTEGAPGNLQDAEEDAEGSGADGSDARDAATRTAETGTRTADGQDGTATSDAGPGREAEDAATSDAASVKPSEPERQETPDVAEKPGESGKPEEPGESGRAAAGGEPPARTSVLRPLVSDLPEPRVTYGTPGTPTRAVKGPQTASGAAGAPARPGTPPEPAQAPSKPAGAPEPLPPRSAAKPAAGATGAAAASAGADAEEDEAVGPSGTRSMPAPPLPDKEPLKLLAELTNTPPPPQTFLRSTIRRFKIWTPLVVLLAIVFVLVQALRPLPTAALESTGATSYTFQGAPLPQSMPWPAEGQTAAEVEGLGSLGVHGAQTPVPIASVTKVMTAYVILRDHPLSGKQNGPVITVDKQAAQEAGSEDESTAPVKEGQKFTERQMLQLLLIPSGNNIARLLARWDAGTQEAFVAKMQRTAAGLGMTHTTYTGASGFESTTKSTAVDLLKLERQVMRNDVFRWVVAQPNVTLPGVGRIFNNNNDLVHPGVIGVKTGSSTPAGGALMWAAQKRIGGKEQLILGVTLQQHGGTTVNDSLQTALDRSLALMQSVQNGLTTATIVKKGEVVGHVSDGLGGSTPVVAAKDLTAIGWPGMRTGLSLDPVASGVPHSAKAGTQVGTLSFGSGPARTSVPVVLQSDLSKPSFGTKLTRLG; this is encoded by the coding sequence GTGGCGGGCGATTCCCCCGGCAGGGAGAAGCAGCACGAGACGTCGGGGGAGGTGGTCGACCGTGTGGCCCCGGACCCGAGGCTGGTGGTGTTCGGATCGGCTTCTGTGACGCGTGAGGCGACAGAGGTGCGCCTGACGTCCGATGTGCGCAGGGAGCAGGCCGTCACGGTCCGCGGTGTCTCCGACCCCCTGCCGGTGGCCGCCTCGGCGGCGGAACCGCTGGTCGAGGACCCCGCAGACGTCCCCGACGGCCCCGCCGACCGCCCGGGTCCGGCCGACGGGCGCGGTGAGTCCTCCGAGGTGTCTACGCCGAATGATGTAGGCGCGGTGGACGCCGAGACCGATGTCGCTACGCCCGGGAACGGGCCGAAGCCGCCCGCGAACTCCTCCGGCGGCGGGAAAACGGAACCGAATCGTGACCAGGAGGAAGCGCCCGAGGAGGCGCCGGAGCCCGCGGCGGACACCGCGGACCCGGAGCCCGCGGAGGGCCGCGCGGACGCCCCGGCAGCGGTGACGGAAGGGGCTCCCGGCAACCTCCAGGATGCCGAGGAGGACGCCGAGGGGTCCGGGGCGGACGGCTCGGACGCGCGTGACGCCGCCACCCGTACGGCCGAGACGGGCACTCGTACGGCCGACGGCCAGGACGGTACGGCGACCTCGGACGCCGGTCCGGGGCGGGAAGCGGAGGACGCGGCGACCTCGGACGCGGCGTCCGTGAAGCCCTCCGAGCCGGAGAGGCAGGAGACGCCGGACGTAGCGGAGAAGCCGGGGGAGTCGGGGAAGCCGGAGGAGCCGGGGGAGTCGGGGAGGGCCGCCGCCGGCGGGGAGCCGCCGGCGCGCACCTCCGTGCTGCGCCCCCTCGTCTCGGACCTCCCCGAGCCGCGCGTGACGTACGGGACGCCAGGGACCCCCACGCGGGCCGTGAAGGGCCCTCAGACGGCCTCCGGCGCCGCGGGCGCTCCCGCGCGTCCCGGCACGCCGCCCGAGCCCGCGCAGGCCCCGTCGAAGCCCGCGGGCGCCCCCGAGCCGCTGCCGCCGCGGAGCGCGGCGAAGCCCGCCGCCGGCGCAACCGGTGCCGCCGCCGCGAGCGCCGGCGCGGACGCCGAGGAGGACGAGGCGGTCGGCCCCAGCGGCACCCGCAGCATGCCCGCGCCGCCCCTGCCCGACAAGGAGCCGCTGAAGCTCCTCGCCGAGCTGACCAACACCCCGCCCCCGCCGCAGACCTTCCTGCGCAGCACGATCCGCAGGTTCAAGATCTGGACGCCGCTGGTCGTCCTGCTCGCGATCGTCTTCGTGCTGGTGCAGGCGCTGCGCCCGCTGCCGACGGCGGCTCTGGAGTCGACCGGCGCGACCTCGTACACCTTCCAGGGCGCGCCGCTGCCGCAGAGCATGCCGTGGCCGGCCGAGGGCCAGACCGCGGCCGAGGTCGAGGGCCTCGGCTCGCTCGGCGTGCACGGCGCGCAGACCCCCGTGCCGATCGCGAGCGTCACCAAGGTGATGACCGCGTACGTGATCCTGCGGGACCACCCGCTGAGCGGGAAGCAGAACGGCCCGGTGATCACCGTCGACAAGCAGGCCGCGCAGGAGGCCGGTTCCGAGGACGAGTCGACCGCGCCGGTCAAGGAGGGCCAGAAGTTCACCGAACGGCAGATGCTGCAGCTGTTGCTCATCCCGTCCGGCAACAACATCGCCCGTCTGCTGGCCCGTTGGGACGCCGGCACGCAGGAGGCGTTCGTCGCCAAGATGCAGAGGACCGCGGCCGGGCTCGGCATGACGCACACCACGTACACCGGTGCGAGCGGCTTCGAGTCGACGACCAAGAGCACCGCGGTCGACCTGCTCAAGCTGGAGCGCCAGGTGATGCGCAACGACGTGTTCCGCTGGGTCGTGGCCCAGCCGAACGTCACGCTGCCCGGCGTCGGCCGCATCTTCAACAACAACAACGACCTGGTCCACCCCGGCGTCATCGGCGTCAAGACCGGGTCGAGCACCCCGGCCGGCGGCGCCCTGATGTGGGCCGCGCAGAAACGGATCGGCGGCAAGGAGCAGCTGATCCTCGGCGTCACCCTCCAGCAGCACGGCGGCACCACCGTCAACGACAGCCTGCAGACCGCCCTGGACCGCAGCCTCGCGCTGATGCAGTCCGTGCAGAACGGCCTGACCACGGCGACGATAGTGAAGAAGGGCGAGGTCGTCGGGCACGTCTCCGACGGACTGGGCGGCAGCACCCCGGTGGTCGCCGCCAAGGATCTGACCGCGATCGGCTGGCCGGGCATGCGCACCGGTCTGTCGCTGGACCCGGTCGCCTCCGGAGTGCCGCACAGCGCCAAGGCCGGCACCCAGGTCGGCACGCTCAGCTTCGGCTCGGGCCCGGCCCGCACCTCGGTGCCGGTGGTGCTCCAGTCCGACCTGAGCAAGCCGTCGTTCGGCACCAAGCTCACCCGGCTGGGCTGA
- a CDS encoding GOLPH3/VPS74 family protein: protein MGKSRRTIPEELLLLALDPTTGTTAQPQSLDLGLAGAQLVELALAGRIAPDGDRIAVVHPRPTGDPTLDSALELLRRRGSPVRAVHWIGGPRLGLRQTYLAHLERCGMVHAVPGQMCGVLPTTRYQATDSAVSREIRARLDSAIRTGVPPDPRTAALAALAHAVGLGKHLYPGNEGRSSRSRLRDLIRYDPMGGLVAHAVMDVQNGVAAQPKRPPAQAQRSAPAAHGTMARAGAR, encoded by the coding sequence ATGGGCAAGAGCCGCAGAACAATTCCGGAAGAGCTGTTGCTGCTCGCCCTGGACCCGACCACCGGGACCACGGCGCAACCGCAGTCGCTCGACCTCGGCCTCGCCGGGGCGCAGCTCGTCGAGCTGGCCCTGGCCGGACGGATAGCCCCTGACGGGGATCGTATCGCCGTGGTGCACCCACGGCCGACTGGAGATCCGACACTGGACTCCGCGCTCGAACTGCTGCGCCGCCGCGGCAGCCCGGTGCGCGCCGTCCACTGGATCGGCGGGCCCCGGCTGGGGCTGCGCCAGACGTATCTCGCGCACCTGGAGCGGTGCGGCATGGTGCACGCCGTGCCGGGACAGATGTGCGGGGTGCTGCCGACGACTCGGTATCAGGCGACCGACAGCGCGGTCAGCCGGGAGATTCGGGCCCGGCTGGACAGCGCGATCCGCACCGGCGTGCCGCCGGACCCGCGGACCGCCGCGCTCGCCGCGCTCGCCCACGCCGTGGGACTCGGCAAGCACCTCTACCCGGGCAACGAGGGCCGGTCCTCGCGATCGCGCCTGCGCGACCTGATCAGGTACGACCCGATGGGCGGCCTCGTGGCGCACGCCGTGATGGACGTGCAGAACGGGGTGGCCGCGCAGCCCAAGCGCCCACCGGCCCAGGCGCAGCGTTCCGCTCCGGCGGCCCACGGGACGATGGCCCGCGCCGGCGCGCGCTGA
- a CDS encoding helix-turn-helix domain-containing protein, producing MVANVNPTVRRRRLGSELRKLREQKGMTAEEVAARLLVSQSKISRLENGRRSISQRDVRDLCGVYGVEDMRIVDSLMQMAKESRQQGWWHAFGDIPYSVYIGLETEAASLRVFEPQVVPGLLQTPGYAGAVIAGNLPEATPEQVEKRVSVRLRRQDRITDEDTPLRMWAVIDEAALCRKVGDSQIMREQLLHLVELSHLPHVTVQVLPFEAGAHPGLSGQFAVLEFTDATDATVVYLEGVNSDLYLEKDTDVQAYSVMYEHLRAQALSAEQSRQFIEEAAHRYE from the coding sequence GTGGTCGCCAACGTCAACCCCACCGTCAGGCGCCGGCGGCTCGGCTCGGAGTTGCGCAAACTCCGCGAGCAGAAGGGCATGACGGCCGAGGAGGTCGCGGCCCGGCTGCTGGTCTCGCAGTCGAAGATCAGCCGGCTGGAGAACGGGCGGCGCAGCATCAGCCAGCGCGACGTGCGGGATCTGTGCGGGGTCTACGGCGTCGAGGACATGCGGATCGTCGACTCCCTGATGCAGATGGCCAAGGAGTCGCGGCAGCAGGGCTGGTGGCACGCCTTCGGGGACATCCCGTACAGCGTGTACATCGGCCTGGAGACCGAGGCGGCGAGCCTGCGGGTGTTCGAACCCCAGGTGGTGCCGGGCCTGTTGCAGACGCCGGGGTACGCCGGCGCGGTCATCGCGGGCAACCTCCCGGAGGCCACGCCGGAGCAGGTCGAGAAGCGGGTGAGCGTACGGCTGCGCCGCCAGGACCGGATCACCGACGAGGACACGCCGCTGCGGATGTGGGCGGTGATCGACGAGGCCGCGCTGTGCCGCAAGGTCGGCGACAGCCAGATCATGCGCGAACAGCTCCTGCACCTGGTGGAGTTGAGCCACCTGCCGCACGTCACCGTGCAGGTGCTGCCGTTCGAGGCGGGCGCGCACCCGGGCCTGAGCGGGCAGTTCGCGGTGCTGGAGTTCACCGACGCGACCGACGCCACGGTGGTCTACCTGGAGGGCGTGAACAGCGACCTGTACCTGGAGAAGGACACCGACGTGCAGGCGTACAGCGTGATGTACGAGCACCTGCGGGCCCAGGCGCTGAGCGCGGAGCAGAGCCGGCAGTTCATCGAGGAGGCGGCGCACCGCTACGAGTGA
- a CDS encoding DUF397 domain-containing protein translates to MAIKLGNTLAWQKSTRSTGNGACVEVKSPATESVVVRDSKDPQGPVLTFSPEAWSSFVTDVDGGAFDLH, encoded by the coding sequence ATGGCTATCAAGCTGGGCAACACCCTCGCGTGGCAGAAGTCCACGCGGTCCACGGGGAACGGCGCCTGCGTGGAAGTGAAGTCCCCCGCCACCGAGTCGGTGGTCGTCCGCGACTCCAAGGACCCGCAGGGGCCGGTCCTGACCTTTTCCCCGGAGGCCTGGTCCTCCTTCGTCACCGACGTGGACGGCGGCGCGTTCGACCTGCACTGA
- a CDS encoding aminotransferase-like domain-containing protein, translating to MTTATAPLSSLAARARDVGASPVREILALTARPEVISFAGGLPAPELFDAAGLRAAYDAVLATAPRTALQYSTTEGDPALRGAVAARLSARGLATGAADLLVTGGSQQGLSLLATALLEPGDTVLVENPTYLAALQCFGFAGARVVPVPTDADGVDPEALEQAVLRERPKLLYLVPDFQNPTGRTLPGERRAAVAEVAGRHGLWIAEDDPYGELRFEGERQPWIAGLTPAADRTALLGSFSKVMAPGMRLGWLRAPAALLRACVIAKQAADLHTSTVDQAAAARYLVDSDLDAHLERVRGAYRARRDALLAGLDSALPPGSSWSRPQGGMFVWARLPRGCDATALLREAVRRDVAYVPGAPFFAADPDPRTLRLSFTTHTPEEITRGLSRLAGVFA from the coding sequence ATGACGACCGCCACCGCCCCGCTCTCCTCGCTCGCCGCCCGCGCCCGCGATGTCGGCGCCTCGCCGGTACGGGAGATCCTGGCGCTGACCGCGCGGCCCGAGGTGATCTCGTTCGCCGGTGGGCTGCCGGCGCCGGAGCTGTTCGACGCGGCGGGGCTGCGGGCGGCGTACGACGCGGTGCTGGCGACCGCGCCGCGCACCGCGCTGCAGTACTCGACCACCGAGGGCGATCCGGCGCTGCGCGGCGCGGTGGCCGCGCGGCTGTCCGCGCGGGGGCTGGCCACCGGCGCGGCGGACCTGCTGGTGACCGGCGGCTCGCAGCAGGGGCTCTCGCTGCTGGCGACCGCTCTGCTGGAGCCGGGCGACACCGTGCTGGTGGAGAACCCGACGTATCTGGCGGCGCTCCAGTGCTTCGGCTTCGCCGGCGCGCGGGTGGTGCCGGTGCCGACCGACGCCGACGGGGTGGACCCGGAGGCGCTGGAGCAGGCGGTGCTGCGCGAGCGGCCCAAACTCCTCTACCTGGTCCCGGACTTCCAGAACCCGACCGGGCGCACGCTGCCGGGCGAGCGGCGCGCCGCGGTGGCCGAGGTGGCCGGGCGGCACGGCCTGTGGATCGCCGAGGACGACCCGTACGGGGAGCTGCGGTTCGAGGGCGAGCGGCAGCCGTGGATCGCCGGGCTGACGCCGGCGGCGGACCGCACGGCGCTGCTGGGCAGCTTCTCGAAGGTGATGGCGCCGGGGATGCGGCTGGGCTGGCTGCGCGCGCCGGCGGCGCTGCTGCGGGCCTGCGTGATCGCCAAGCAGGCGGCGGACCTGCACACCTCGACGGTCGATCAGGCCGCCGCGGCCCGCTACCTGGTGGACAGCGACCTGGACGCGCACCTGGAGCGGGTGCGCGGCGCCTACCGGGCGCGCCGGGACGCGCTGCTGGCCGGCCTCGACTCGGCGCTGCCGCCGGGCAGTTCGTGGAGCCGGCCGCAGGGCGGCATGTTCGTCTGGGCGCGGCTGCCGCGCGGCTGCGACGCCACCGCGCTCCTGCGCGAGGCGGTCCGCCGCGACGTGGCGTACGTGCCGGGCGCGCCGTTCTTCGCGGCCGACCCCGATCCGCGCACGCTGCGGCTGTCGTTCACCACGCACACGCCCGAGGAGATCACGCGCGGCCTGTCCCGGCTGGCCGGCGTCTTCGCCTGA
- a CDS encoding sodium:solute symporter family protein — protein sequence MNGLDWTVLIAYFAVMVAIGFWSHSRVDDVGDYFTAGGRMPWWLSGISHHMSGYSAVMFTGYAGISYQYGVTSYFTWAFPIAIGVGLGARWFAPRLNRMRSRLRVASPLEYLKDRYNLPTQQALAWSGVLLKIVDVGAKWAAIATLLSVFTGITITQGIVITGAITAVYCTVGGLWADALTELGQFAIQLVAGLAMLVAALSKLGGVDSVWNVWDEPALRHHGHPTAGPYTAVFLLAYLFIKTFEYNGGMWNQAQRYMATGSARKAARSAMLSSALWFVWPLVLFFPMWIAPLLVHAKKPDASDSYALLTERLLPHGLLGLVVVGFFSHTMAMCSSDANAIAAVVTRDIAPAVSRTAREWGSRIGLIAARATTLLFLGLSMAIATQVDSPAFKDIITIVIKWVAGLVGPIAIPFLLGLMPRFRRSGPTAALVSWALGLVAFYLVNYPVNDAVSGGVGLEYQISVPVAISLVLYIAIGWIKPEDTPERDALIAKVNADGDGAAAAVLPEPERGYAAG from the coding sequence ATGAATGGTCTCGACTGGACCGTGCTGATCGCGTACTTCGCCGTGATGGTCGCGATCGGCTTCTGGTCCCACAGCCGGGTCGACGACGTCGGCGACTACTTCACCGCGGGCGGCCGGATGCCGTGGTGGCTGTCCGGCATCTCGCACCACATGTCGGGCTACAGCGCGGTGATGTTCACCGGCTACGCCGGCATCTCCTACCAGTACGGCGTCACCTCCTACTTCACCTGGGCGTTCCCGATCGCGATCGGCGTCGGGCTCGGCGCCCGGTGGTTCGCGCCCCGGCTGAACCGGATGCGCTCGCGGCTGCGCGTGGCCTCGCCGCTGGAGTACCTCAAAGACCGCTACAACCTGCCCACGCAGCAGGCGCTGGCCTGGTCCGGCGTGCTGCTGAAGATCGTGGACGTGGGCGCGAAGTGGGCGGCCATCGCCACCCTGCTGTCGGTCTTCACCGGCATCACCATCACCCAGGGCATCGTGATCACCGGGGCGATCACCGCGGTCTACTGCACCGTCGGCGGCCTGTGGGCGGACGCGCTCACCGAACTCGGCCAGTTCGCCATCCAGTTGGTCGCCGGGCTGGCGATGCTGGTCGCGGCGCTGTCCAAGCTCGGCGGCGTCGACAGCGTCTGGAACGTGTGGGACGAGCCGGCGCTGCGCCACCACGGCCACCCCACCGCCGGCCCGTACACCGCGGTGTTCCTGCTGGCGTACCTGTTCATCAAGACCTTCGAGTACAACGGCGGCATGTGGAACCAGGCCCAGCGCTACATGGCGACCGGCTCGGCCCGCAAGGCCGCCCGCAGCGCGATGCTCTCCTCCGCGCTGTGGTTCGTCTGGCCGCTGGTGCTGTTCTTCCCGATGTGGATCGCGCCGCTGCTGGTGCACGCCAAGAAGCCGGACGCCTCGGACTCCTACGCGCTGCTCACCGAACGGCTGCTGCCGCACGGCCTGTTGGGCCTGGTGGTGGTCGGCTTCTTCTCGCACACCATGGCCATGTGCTCCTCCGACGCCAACGCGATCGCCGCCGTCGTCACCCGCGACATCGCGCCGGCCGTCTCGCGCACCGCGCGGGAGTGGGGCAGCCGGATCGGGCTGATCGCCGCCCGCGCCACCACGCTGCTCTTCCTCGGGCTGTCGATGGCCATCGCCACGCAGGTCGACTCGCCCGCCTTCAAGGACATCATCACGATCGTCATCAAGTGGGTGGCCGGGCTCGTCGGTCCGATCGCGATCCCGTTCCTGCTCGGGCTGATGCCGCGGTTCCGCAGGTCCGGGCCGACCGCCGCGCTGGTCAGCTGGGCGCTCGGACTGGTGGCGTTCTACCTGGTCAACTACCCGGTCAACGACGCGGTGTCGGGCGGGGTCGGCCTGGAGTACCAGATCTCCGTGCCGGTCGCGATCTCGCTGGTGCTGTACATCGCCATCGGCTGGATCAAGCCCGAGGACACCCCGGAGCGCGACGCGCTGATCGCGAAGGTCAACGCCGACGGCGACGGGGCGGCGGCAGCGGTGCTGCCCGAGCCGGAGCGGGGCTACGCGGCGGGGTAG